A stretch of Rhododendron vialii isolate Sample 1 chromosome 4a, ASM3025357v1 DNA encodes these proteins:
- the LOC131322307 gene encoding probable small nuclear ribonucleoprotein G isoform X2: MVVGTLRGFDQFMNLVVDNTEEVNGNERTDIGMVVIRGNSVVTVEALEPVSRAQ; the protein is encoded by the exons ATGGTGGTTGGGACACTCCGTGGTTTTGATCAGTTCATGAATCTTGTGGTTGACAACACTGAGGAGGTGAATGGGAACGAGAGAACTGACATTGGCATGGTG GTTATCAGAGGAAATAGTGTGGTCACCGTTGAAGCGCTTGAACCGGTAAGCAGGGCACAGTGA
- the LOC131322307 gene encoding probable small nuclear ribonucleoprotein G isoform X1: MSRSGQPPDLKKYMDKKLQIKLNANRMVVGTLRGFDQFMNLVVDNTEEVNGNERTDIGMVVIRGNSVVTVEALEPVSRAQ, encoded by the exons ATGAGCAGGTCAGGGCAGCCTCCAGATCTCAAGAA ATACATGGACAAGAAGCTACAGA TCAAGTTGAATGCAAATCGAATGGTGGTTGGGACACTCCGTGGTTTTGATCAGTTCATGAATCTTGTGGTTGACAACACTGAGGAGGTGAATGGGAACGAGAGAACTGACATTGGCATGGTG GTTATCAGAGGAAATAGTGTGGTCACCGTTGAAGCGCTTGAACCGGTAAGCAGGGCACAGTGA